One part of the Francisella adeliensis genome encodes these proteins:
- a CDS encoding cytochrome d ubiquinol oxidase subunit II, producing MDLGLIWLGIIAFGLLLYVILDGFALGVGILFPFFNSNQRDIATSVLLPTWDGNQTWLVLSLACFYGMFPIAFAFIFPKIYMSAVLLVVMLLFRGICFEFRLKASDEGIKNWDKLFFISSITATFLEGFIVGGLIVGYPKDSVTYGLIFQVLTGITLIAGYALLGATRLILKTEGALFEKAKLYARKSCRILAILMLVIGLMTPLYITLPLDNIYKMFILGEFFVLTIISFFILWKIIDSKIHALPYWLAVTVFILTYLSMLTLMFPYVIPYHLTYMEAQASQTTLLFTLIPAIIMIPLLLLYTGYAYFVFKGKVKEKLSY from the coding sequence ATGGACTTAGGATTAATTTGGCTCGGTATAATAGCTTTTGGTTTGCTTTTATATGTAATACTAGATGGTTTTGCTCTTGGAGTTGGCATACTCTTCCCATTTTTCAATTCAAACCAAAGAGATATTGCAACAAGTGTACTTTTACCTACCTGGGATGGTAACCAAACTTGGCTAGTACTATCATTAGCTTGTTTCTATGGCATGTTCCCAATAGCATTTGCTTTTATATTTCCAAAGATTTATATGTCTGCGGTGCTACTTGTAGTAATGTTGCTGTTTAGAGGTATATGTTTTGAATTTAGGCTTAAAGCTTCAGATGAAGGTATCAAAAACTGGGATAAGCTATTTTTTATATCATCAATTACAGCTACATTTTTAGAGGGCTTTATCGTTGGTGGTCTTATAGTTGGCTATCCAAAAGACTCTGTCACTTATGGCTTAATTTTTCAGGTTTTAACAGGTATCACACTTATAGCAGGTTATGCTTTACTTGGAGCTACTAGGCTTATCCTAAAAACAGAAGGAGCACTTTTTGAAAAAGCTAAACTGTATGCTAGAAAATCTTGCAGAATACTAGCTATACTAATGTTAGTTATTGGCCTTATGACTCCTCTATATATCACATTACCATTAGATAATATTTACAAAATGTTTATATTAGGTGAATTTTTTGTACTTACAATAATCAGCTTTTTTATACTATGGAAAATCATAGACTCTAAGATTCATGCTTTACCATATTGGCTAGCTGTTACAGTTTTTATACTTACTTACCTAAGTATGCTTACGTTAATGTTCCCTTATGTAATACCTTATCACTTAACTTACATGGAAGCTCAAGCTAGTCAAACTACCCTACTATTTACGCTAATCCCAGCAATTATAATGATACCTTTACTACTACTTTACACAGGTTATGCATACTTTGTATTTAAGGGTAAAGTCAAAGAAAAACTGAGCTATTAG
- a CDS encoding cytochrome ubiquinol oxidase subunit I, whose amino-acid sequence MDWVEILSRIQFAFTVSFHILFPAFSIGLSTFLMIFEALWLITKKEKYLLIVKFWTKVFALTFGMGVVSGIVMEFQLGANWAGFAKTVGPVLGSLFTYEVLTAFFIEAGALGIMIFGWGRINKYIHFSANFVIFVGVTLSAFWILSANSWMQTPDGVNFVNGQFEVYSWYHVIFNPSVIPRFIHMLIASYLSTLMVILGVSCYYMLIDKFHLFAKTCIKFSLLTMLFLSFAQLFVGDEVGIEVHKHQPLKTAAMEGVWDTQKGAPLVLFAYPSENQEKNLFAIEIPKLASLVNTHELNGEMLGLKSVAKEDRPLVAVVFYSFRIMVGIGLLMVFIGVVGSLLLAKQRIYGQKWFLWLCRLATPLGFVAIITGWFTAEFGRQPWVVYNLVKTQYSVSDISAWQVALSLGSIFVVYFIIFGYFYFKYLVKLIKAGPGTNGEERMPYSYFQSVEKTSKDKE is encoded by the coding sequence ATGGATTGGGTGGAAATTTTATCAAGAATACAGTTCGCATTTACAGTGAGTTTTCATATTCTATTTCCGGCATTTAGTATCGGACTCTCAACTTTTTTGATGATTTTTGAAGCACTCTGGCTAATCACAAAAAAAGAGAAATACTTACTCATAGTTAAATTCTGGACTAAAGTTTTTGCACTAACCTTCGGGATGGGCGTAGTTTCAGGTATTGTGATGGAATTCCAGCTTGGTGCAAACTGGGCTGGATTTGCCAAAACTGTTGGGCCTGTATTAGGTTCATTATTTACTTATGAGGTGCTTACTGCTTTCTTTATAGAGGCTGGCGCTTTGGGGATTATGATATTCGGCTGGGGCAGAATCAATAAATACATTCACTTCTCAGCAAACTTTGTTATTTTTGTTGGTGTAACACTATCTGCATTTTGGATACTATCAGCAAACTCATGGATGCAAACTCCTGATGGTGTGAATTTTGTAAACGGTCAGTTTGAAGTTTATAGTTGGTATCATGTGATATTTAATCCATCTGTAATACCTAGATTTATTCACATGCTTATCGCTTCATATCTAAGCACTTTAATGGTTATACTTGGTGTTAGTTGTTACTACATGCTTATAGATAAGTTTCATTTATTTGCAAAAACTTGTATCAAATTTAGTTTATTGACAATGCTATTCCTAAGTTTTGCTCAGCTTTTTGTCGGTGATGAGGTCGGTATAGAAGTACACAAACATCAACCACTTAAAACTGCAGCAATGGAAGGTGTATGGGATACTCAAAAAGGTGCACCATTAGTACTATTTGCCTACCCAAGTGAAAACCAAGAGAAAAACCTCTTCGCAATTGAGATACCGAAACTTGCATCTTTAGTAAACACCCATGAACTAAACGGTGAAATGCTGGGATTAAAATCTGTAGCAAAAGAAGATAGACCTTTAGTTGCTGTAGTATTCTATAGTTTTAGAATTATGGTTGGAATTGGATTGCTGATGGTATTTATAGGTGTTGTTGGCTCATTACTTCTAGCAAAACAACGAATATATGGGCAAAAATGGTTCTTATGGTTATGTAGGCTTGCAACGCCTTTAGGTTTTGTTGCTATTATCACAGGATGGTTTACGGCTGAATTTGGTAGACAGCCATGGGTAGTTTACAATCTTGTTAAAACTCAATACTCAGTTAGTGATATTAGTGCATGGCAAGTAGCTTTATCTTTAGGTTCAATATTTGTTGTTTACTTTATTATATTTGGATATTTTTACTTCAAATACTTAGTAAAACTTATTAAAGCAGGTCCAGGAACGAATGGGGAAGAAAGGATGCCGTACTCATATTTCCAGTCTGTTGAAAAAACAAGCAAAGATAAGGAGTAA
- a CDS encoding TIGR01777 family oxidoreductase, translated as MKILIAGGSGFVGANLAKALSEKYSLTLLSRTKQNIKGYQNTIVWQDLNEYNISNFDIVINLCGYSIGEKRWNDKVKDKIISSRIEPTQKLIELIGDKDIWLINASAIGFYGFSTKPQNEDEYFDNTTEQGFSQSIVNQWEATVKSSKLQKYSILRFGVVIGDGGVLDKMTMTAKLGVLSKFGNGEQLMSWISIHDLVKAFEFVIENNHSKYQTFNLTAPNATSNSDMIKVIKQLTKAKLVMPMPEIMIKLMFGQMGEELLLSSQNIKPKRLLGNGFRFDDDNIEKALERYL; from the coding sequence ATGAAGATACTAATTGCAGGTGGTTCAGGATTTGTTGGTGCAAACTTAGCTAAAGCACTTTCTGAAAAGTATAGTTTAACTCTACTTTCGCGCACAAAGCAGAACATAAAAGGCTATCAAAACACTATAGTTTGGCAGGATTTAAATGAGTATAATATTTCAAACTTTGATATTGTGATAAATCTTTGTGGCTATAGTATAGGGGAGAAACGCTGGAATGATAAAGTAAAAGATAAAATTATCTCTAGTAGAATTGAACCAACCCAAAAACTTATCGAACTTATTGGAGATAAGGATATTTGGCTTATAAATGCTAGTGCGATAGGTTTTTATGGTTTCTCTACAAAGCCTCAAAATGAGGATGAATATTTTGATAACACTACGGAACAAGGCTTTAGTCAAAGTATTGTAAATCAGTGGGAAGCAACAGTGAAATCATCTAAATTACAGAAATATTCTATACTAAGGTTTGGTGTGGTTATCGGTGATGGCGGAGTGCTAGATAAAATGACAATGACAGCTAAGCTAGGCGTGCTAAGTAAGTTTGGTAACGGCGAGCAGCTTATGAGCTGGATCAGCATACACGACTTGGTAAAAGCTTTTGAGTTCGTTATAGAAAATAATCACTCTAAATATCAAACTTTCAATCTCACAGCACCAAATGCTACTTCTAATAGTGATATGATCAAAGTTATAAAACAACTTACTAAAGCTAAACTTGTAATGCCGATGCCTGAGATTATGATAAAACTAATGTTTGGTCAGATGGGCGAAGAGCTTTTACTTTCTAGTCAAAACATCAAACCTAAGAGGTTGCTAGGAAATGGCTTTAGATTTGATGATGATAATATTGAAAAAGCTCTAGAAAGATATTTGTAA
- a CDS encoding sensor histidine kinase has translation MAIKKKKEGSILSFLVVSFASFFAVFMLVISIFSFYQIKHQNDALFDYQLKTAAQVIETILKVYPLEEHEDAKHMMIDKISTSFLNIKNYNQSVGFIVYNRKQRKLILKTSNLPVFRKNYDGITSTTGFEWVYTDSDGNQKHWYTYSLKTDNGNFITVFANNAVKDKISRQIILKFAVLLASTYIILIAFIYYILRTALHPLERINRRVGRINRRVGRINPRKNEKLDDDIVPYEIKPLVEQINSLISKFHQTLEREKRFSGDAAHELKTPIAGVKTLVEIALGSDDIDEIKVRLNRIKSSTNRYSHIIDQLLTLTRIQPNEQITFAKKLMINKVLEILIAENAIKAIEKDIEISFHPSEHDIYCYSNDYLLGILFKNLISNAIKYTENGGLVEVYSHLENNEIVVEVKDNGIGVPPENINRIFDRFYRETGTGEEGSGLGLAIVTEIVRLHHGHIVVKNNPDKGITVTVRIPVEHNNIVDEDENLQDNLK, from the coding sequence ATGGCTATAAAAAAGAAAAAAGAAGGATCAATACTGAGCTTTCTAGTAGTTTCATTTGCAAGTTTCTTTGCTGTTTTTATGTTAGTAATATCAATTTTTAGTTTTTATCAAATAAAGCATCAAAACGATGCCTTATTTGATTATCAGCTAAAAACTGCTGCTCAAGTTATTGAAACTATTTTAAAAGTCTATCCTTTAGAGGAGCATGAAGATGCTAAACATATGATGATTGATAAAATTTCGACATCATTCCTAAATATTAAAAACTACAATCAAAGTGTAGGCTTTATTGTGTATAACCGTAAACAGAGAAAGTTAATTCTTAAAACATCTAATCTCCCTGTATTTAGAAAAAATTATGATGGAATTACTTCAACAACTGGGTTTGAATGGGTTTATACTGATAGCGATGGCAACCAAAAACACTGGTATACATACAGCTTAAAAACAGATAATGGTAATTTCATCACAGTCTTTGCTAATAATGCAGTAAAAGATAAAATTTCTCGACAAATAATTCTCAAATTTGCAGTGCTTCTTGCATCCACTTATATAATACTAATTGCTTTTATATATTACATACTAAGAACAGCTCTTCATCCACTTGAGCGTATAAACCGTAGAGTTGGACGTATAAACCGTAGAGTTGGACGTATAAACCCACGTAAAAATGAAAAGTTAGATGATGACATTGTCCCCTATGAAATTAAGCCTCTTGTTGAGCAAATTAACTCTTTGATAAGCAAGTTCCACCAAACTCTTGAACGAGAAAAGAGGTTTTCGGGAGATGCTGCACATGAGCTTAAAACACCGATTGCCGGTGTAAAGACTCTTGTCGAGATAGCGTTAGGTTCTGATGATATCGATGAAATAAAAGTCAGATTAAATAGAATTAAAAGCTCAACAAATAGATATTCTCACATTATTGACCAGCTTTTAACTTTGACTAGAATTCAGCCAAATGAACAAATCACATTTGCCAAAAAGCTAATGATAAATAAAGTACTTGAGATACTTATTGCTGAAAATGCCATAAAAGCTATAGAAAAAGACATAGAAATATCTTTCCACCCTAGTGAGCATGATATTTACTGCTATAGCAATGACTACCTGCTTGGAATTCTCTTTAAAAACCTGATTTCAAACGCAATAAAATATACTGAAAATGGTGGTCTTGTTGAGGTTTATTCTCATCTTGAAAACAATGAAATAGTTGTCGAAGTCAAAGATAACGGAATTGGTGTGCCTCCAGAAAATATTAATCGAATCTTTGATAGATTTTATCGTGAAACTGGAACAGGAGAAGAAGGTAGTGGTCTTGGGCTTGCTATTGTCACAGAGATTGTCCGACTACATCATGGACATATAGTAGTTAAAAACAACCCAGACAAAGGTATAACTGTAACTGTTAGAATACCTGTTGAGCATAATAATATAGTAGACGAAGATGAAAACCTACAAGATAATCTAAAGTAG
- a CDS encoding ATP-grasp domain-containing protein — MSIKTTNTIAEKMWGQKAIHIPNTTDIYGADLVSSFVSSYVTRTLCLLAKDHKIILPDTAKHEVTQMLDYFSDIGLDYITDENFIYLEGVGRHSFSTVVMSYADQIPEFSDQSYTSLVPFTSATAIELMGIKYAKQYGLQESLSLFLNDKSFLRQMLHEKDILVPSVNIVSTITDNYVKKALKMYRKFENQGIYECAVIMPRACSGYGIHRFESEKELRDILELMHRVEVFMVDPWLDNVGSPAFQVCIGDTKEQDICLGLSDQMLDGQTHLGNKYKSQFSDEPAVIEVCDQVTEILRSMGARGVMGVDLLIREINGEIVPYVLEVNARQTGAIYAGFLAHELRNGESKPWVGHNNVPVPKGAGINDYYDYLKANDIDYKYGDEEGVIITCIGNLDLNQKIMILVIADTDERLDEILDIATSFNKMNS; from the coding sequence ATGAGCATAAAAACCACTAATACAATAGCTGAAAAGATGTGGGGGCAAAAAGCCATTCATATACCTAACACCACTGATATATATGGTGCAGACTTAGTTAGTTCATTTGTAAGTAGTTATGTTACACGTACACTTTGCCTTTTAGCAAAAGACCATAAGATAATCCTTCCAGATACAGCTAAACATGAAGTTACTCAGATGCTGGATTATTTCTCGGATATTGGATTAGATTATATTACAGACGAAAATTTTATATATCTAGAGGGTGTGGGACGCCATAGTTTTTCAACTGTAGTTATGAGTTACGCAGATCAGATCCCAGAATTTAGTGATCAAAGCTATACAAGTTTAGTGCCATTCACATCGGCTACAGCAATTGAGCTTATGGGAATAAAATACGCTAAACAATATGGGTTACAAGAGTCATTATCTTTATTTTTAAATGATAAATCTTTTTTAAGACAAATGTTACATGAAAAAGATATTTTAGTCCCAAGTGTAAATATAGTTTCAACTATAACAGACAATTATGTTAAAAAAGCTCTTAAAATGTACAGAAAGTTTGAGAACCAAGGTATATATGAGTGTGCAGTAATAATGCCTAGAGCTTGCTCAGGATATGGAATCCATAGATTTGAAAGTGAGAAAGAGTTAAGAGATATCCTTGAATTGATGCATAGAGTAGAGGTTTTTATGGTAGATCCTTGGTTAGATAACGTAGGTTCACCAGCATTTCAAGTGTGTATAGGAGATACGAAAGAGCAAGACATTTGTTTAGGCTTAAGTGATCAAATGCTTGATGGACAAACACATTTAGGTAATAAATATAAGTCGCAGTTCAGTGATGAGCCAGCTGTAATAGAAGTGTGTGATCAAGTTACTGAGATTTTACGTAGTATGGGAGCTAGAGGTGTTATGGGTGTTGATCTTCTAATAAGGGAGATTAATGGAGAGATAGTTCCTTATGTTTTAGAAGTAAATGCTCGCCAAACAGGCGCTATATATGCCGGGTTTTTAGCTCATGAATTGCGAAATGGTGAGAGTAAGCCATGGGTTGGTCATAATAATGTTCCAGTTCCAAAAGGTGCTGGTATTAATGATTACTATGATTATCTTAAAGCAAATGATATTGATTATAAGTATGGTGATGAAGAAGGTGTGATTATTACCTGTATAGGTAATTTGGACTTAAACCAGAAAATCATGATTTTAGTAATTGCAGATACTGATGAAAGGCTTGATGAAATATTAGATATAGCTACATCTTTTAATAAAATGAACAGCTAG
- a CDS encoding MFS transporter, with the protein MHKIRIFFILLIGISFYCYEFFLRILTGAYQEQIVEYFHIQSHIGFSFLVSSYNITYLLMQVPAGILLDRFGSKKVLIVATLICGIGNILFIVGGFELAIVGRLLVGIGSSFAFIGVLKLTLENFDSKYFALVTSIIISLGTLAAAFSQNISVYISNYDISWLSIFIYSGVFAIPLAILFQILLPKQNQSIQMMPNFSKIFTISKKLLASKPLWSNATWAGLVYIPTVVLTSQYGVLYFKNIYGFDTFYSASLITALFMGWVVFSPLKIVLCERFSTTKIINISMLLAIAVTIIFSLGLLKNHVLIITFLFGAFSASQVLVWYYFGKICPKNVAAVGIAITNMIITLVTELGQLSTGAFMDLGNKLNISNSTSISITFVVFFILGLVMLAYMTKKYIKD; encoded by the coding sequence ATGCACAAGATTAGAATATTTTTCATACTACTTATTGGAATAAGCTTTTATTGTTATGAGTTTTTTTTAAGAATTCTTACAGGAGCATATCAAGAACAAATAGTAGAATATTTCCACATCCAGAGTCATATTGGGTTTTCATTTCTAGTATCAAGCTACAACATTACATATTTACTTATGCAGGTACCTGCTGGAATACTACTTGATAGATTTGGCAGTAAGAAAGTCTTAATCGTAGCTACACTAATCTGTGGGATTGGTAACATATTATTTATTGTAGGAGGTTTTGAGCTAGCAATAGTTGGTAGATTGCTAGTAGGTATCGGTTCATCATTTGCTTTTATTGGTGTATTAAAACTAACCCTAGAGAACTTTGATAGCAAATATTTTGCACTAGTAACAAGTATTATCATCTCACTAGGCACTCTTGCTGCTGCTTTTTCACAAAACATTAGTGTCTATATTTCAAACTATGATATTTCATGGTTAAGTATTTTCATCTACTCCGGTGTATTTGCTATACCTTTAGCAATACTATTTCAAATCTTACTACCAAAACAAAACCAGTCTATACAGATGATGCCAAACTTTTCAAAGATATTTACTATAAGTAAAAAGTTATTGGCCAGTAAACCTTTGTGGAGTAATGCTACATGGGCAGGTCTTGTTTATATACCTACCGTAGTGCTAACATCTCAGTACGGTGTGCTTTATTTCAAGAACATTTATGGTTTTGACACTTTTTATAGCGCCAGTTTAATTACTGCTTTATTTATGGGTTGGGTAGTGTTCTCCCCACTAAAAATTGTCTTGTGTGAAAGATTCTCTACAACTAAAATAATTAATATTTCTATGCTTTTAGCTATAGCTGTTACTATAATTTTTAGCTTGGGATTACTAAAAAATCATGTTTTGATTATAACTTTTTTATTTGGAGCTTTTTCAGCTTCTCAGGTATTAGTCTGGTACTACTTTGGCAAGATTTGTCCAAAAAATGTTGCAGCTGTTGGAATTGCAATCACAAATATGATAATCACACTAGTAACAGAATTAGGTCAATTAAGCACTGGTGCTTTTATGGACTTAGGAAATAAATTAAACATCAGCAATAGCACATCTATATCAATAACTTTTGTGGTGTTTTTCATACTAGGGTTAGTTATGCTGGCATATATGACTAAGAAATATATAAAAGACTAG
- a CDS encoding MFS transporter gives MQKVTKIGFIVWFLCAFFYALEFIVRASGNSLFHSYSMAPYSLSPGEIGVFSSAFYWAYVASQLPAGILIDKFGIKKVMLGSTFLFSMGLLVATLSTSEQYLILYRVLAGFGAGFAFLCSLKAIAIWLPSRLFPMFTGATQMLMYGAGTLTGLPLVILASHYSIQVIMAGIFIVSMILFVCVFLFIPREEPHNQKDTDILADTHTKVEDIPVVFKIKQILLNGFFCFTIYGTTALFADLWSYRFLSLDGYSEQYAGLAASMVFVGIAIFSPLWGVIATILNKEKLLLIVASVLGFFIVIAIVYLHVNPVLMCLLCVLWGGMQAVHVLNFTILRSQVSPMYIATGLAIVNLFIPLSGAVLQPFVGFMVSTLKDYGFGELQSFKIALLILPILMAISLLLAFFIKEEKQ, from the coding sequence ATGCAAAAGGTTACAAAGATAGGCTTTATAGTTTGGTTTTTATGTGCATTTTTTTATGCACTTGAATTTATAGTCAGAGCATCAGGTAATTCACTATTTCACAGCTATTCTATGGCTCCGTATAGTCTTTCACCAGGCGAAATAGGAGTTTTTAGTTCGGCATTTTACTGGGCTTATGTGGCATCACAATTACCCGCGGGTATTCTTATAGATAAGTTTGGTATCAAAAAGGTGATGCTCGGTAGTACGTTTTTGTTTTCTATGGGTTTACTCGTAGCTACATTATCCACATCTGAGCAGTACTTGATACTATACAGAGTTTTAGCTGGATTTGGCGCAGGATTTGCATTTTTATGCTCACTAAAGGCTATAGCTATTTGGCTTCCATCAAGACTATTCCCAATGTTTACTGGTGCTACTCAAATGCTTATGTATGGAGCAGGAACTTTGACAGGATTACCTCTTGTAATATTAGCAAGTCATTATAGTATTCAAGTAATTATGGCTGGCATATTCATTGTATCGATGATTTTATTTGTTTGTGTGTTTCTCTTCATTCCAAGAGAAGAGCCTCATAATCAAAAAGACACAGATATTTTGGCTGATACACACACTAAAGTAGAAGATATTCCTGTTGTATTTAAAATTAAACAGATTTTACTGAATGGTTTCTTCTGTTTTACAATTTATGGTACAACAGCACTTTTCGCTGACTTGTGGAGTTATAGGTTTCTGAGTTTAGATGGTTACTCTGAGCAATATGCAGGTCTTGCTGCTTCTATGGTGTTTGTGGGCATTGCTATATTTAGCCCATTATGGGGAGTGATAGCAACTATTCTCAATAAAGAAAAGTTGTTACTTATCGTAGCATCTGTTCTTGGATTTTTTATAGTTATTGCAATTGTTTACCTTCATGTAAATCCAGTTTTGATGTGCCTACTTTGTGTATTGTGGGGTGGAATGCAGGCTGTACATGTGCTTAATTTCACAATTTTACGCTCTCAAGTTAGTCCAATGTATATAGCTACAGGCCTAGCAATAGTAAATCTTTTTATTCCATTAAGCGGGGCTGTATTACAGCCGTTTGTTGGGTTTATGGTTTCAACGCTAAAAGATTATGGCTTTGGGGAGCTTCAATCATTTAAGATAGCTCTTTTGATTTTGCCGATATTAATGGCTATATCGTTACTACTTGCCTTCTTTATTAAGGAAGAAAAACAATAA
- the glpK gene encoding glycerol kinase GlpK, whose protein sequence is MSEKFILAIDQGTTSSRAIIFDKQGNIRKIAQKEFTQIYPQSSWVEHDPMEIWASQSSIVREALEYARVSPRDIAAIGITNQRETTVVWDKNTGQPVYNAIVWQCRRTSRICDEINKDKEFTEYIRKNTGLLVDAYFSATKVKWILDNVEGVREKAENGDLLFGTIDTWLIWNLTKGEVHATDYSNASRTMLFNINTLKWDKKILEHLGIPESMLPEVRSSSGDFGYTHESTLGGARIPIAGVAGDQQAALFGHCCFEKGSAKNTYGTGCFALMNVGDKPVFSDAGLLTTIAWAEDGKPTYALEGSVFIAGAVIQWIRDGLGLIRSAEDSEYYATKIDSTDGVYLVPAFVGLGTPYWDMYARGTIVGITRDTRREHIIRAALEAVAYQAKDVLDCMKKDTGLDLQGLRVDGGAVQNSFLMQFQADILQSNITKPKINEITGLGAVFLAGLATGFWKDKEELKTILTTDKVFRPERDEDTVTHDYKGWKKAVQRSMAWAE, encoded by the coding sequence ATGTCAGAAAAATTTATTCTAGCAATTGATCAGGGAACTACTAGTTCACGAGCAATTATATTTGATAAGCAAGGTAACATAAGAAAGATAGCTCAAAAAGAGTTCACCCAGATATACCCGCAAAGTAGTTGGGTAGAGCATGATCCTATGGAGATATGGGCATCTCAAAGTAGTATTGTTCGAGAAGCATTAGAGTATGCTAGAGTTTCTCCTAGAGATATTGCGGCTATAGGTATTACAAACCAAAGAGAGACGACTGTTGTTTGGGATAAAAATACCGGTCAACCAGTATATAATGCAATTGTGTGGCAGTGCCGTAGAACATCTCGTATCTGTGATGAAATAAACAAAGATAAAGAGTTCACCGAATATATACGCAAAAATACTGGTTTACTTGTAGATGCTTATTTTTCTGCGACAAAAGTTAAGTGGATATTAGATAATGTTGAAGGAGTTAGAGAAAAAGCTGAAAATGGAGATTTGCTATTTGGAACGATTGATACTTGGCTAATTTGGAACCTAACAAAAGGCGAGGTTCACGCCACAGATTATTCAAATGCTTCAAGAACTATGCTTTTTAATATCAATACGCTTAAGTGGGATAAGAAAATTTTAGAACATCTTGGTATCCCAGAATCAATGTTACCAGAGGTTAGATCTTCAAGTGGTGATTTTGGTTATACTCATGAAAGTACTTTAGGTGGGGCAAGGATTCCTATAGCAGGTGTTGCAGGAGACCAACAAGCGGCACTTTTTGGACACTGTTGTTTTGAGAAAGGTTCGGCAAAAAATACCTATGGTACAGGGTGTTTTGCGCTTATGAATGTTGGCGATAAGCCAGTTTTCTCTGATGCGGGACTTCTTACAACTATTGCATGGGCAGAAGATGGTAAGCCAACTTATGCACTTGAGGGTAGTGTATTTATAGCTGGCGCAGTTATTCAGTGGATTCGTGATGGGCTAGGACTTATTCGTTCTGCAGAAGATAGTGAGTATTATGCGACAAAAATTGACTCTACAGATGGTGTGTATTTAGTGCCAGCTTTTGTAGGTCTTGGGACACCATATTGGGATATGTATGCTCGAGGCACTATTGTGGGTATTACTCGAGATACAAGGCGTGAGCATATCATCAGAGCAGCACTTGAAGCAGTTGCATACCAAGCAAAAGATGTGCTTGATTGTATGAAAAAAGACACGGGCCTTGATTTACAAGGTCTGCGCGTAGATGGAGGTGCAGTACAAAATAGTTTCCTAATGCAATTCCAAGCAGATATTTTACAGTCAAATATCACTAAACCGAAGATTAATGAAATTACAGGTCTTGGAGCGGTATTTTTAGCTGGTCTTGCTACTGGTTTTTGGAAAGACAAGGAAGAGCTAAAAACTATATTAACTACAGACAAAGTGTTCAGGCCAGAGCGTGATGAAGATACTGTAACTCACGATTATAAAGGCTGGAAAAAAGCAGTACAAAGAAGTATGGCTTGGGCTGAGTAA